A DNA window from Panthera tigris isolate Pti1 chromosome X, P.tigris_Pti1_mat1.1, whole genome shotgun sequence contains the following coding sequences:
- the NUDT11 gene encoding diphosphoinositol polyphosphate phosphohydrolase 3-beta: MKCKPNQTRTYDPEGFKKRAACLCFRSEREDEVLLVSSSRYPDRWIVPGGGMEPEEEPGSAAVREVFEEAGVKGKLGRLLGIFEQNQDRKHRTYVYVLTVTEILEDWEDSVSIGRKREWFKIEDAIKVLQCHKPVHAEYLEKLKLGGSPTNGNSVAPSLPQSDP; encoded by the exons ATGAAGTGCAAGCCCAACCAGACGCGCACCTACGACCCGGAGGGGTTCAAGAAGCGGGCGGCGTGCCTGTGCTTCCGGAGCGAGCGCGAGGACGAGGTGCTGTTAGTGAGTAGCAGTCGGTACCCGGACCGCTGGATCGTGCCGGGCGGGGGCATGGAGCCCGAGGAGGAGCCGGGCAGTGCGGCTGTCCGAGAGGTGTTCGAAGAGGCGGGAGTCAAGGGGAAGTTAGGCCGGCTCCTGGGCATTTTCGAACAGAACCAAGACCGCAAGCACAGAACGTACGTGTACGTACTGACCGTCACCGAGATTCTGGAGGATTGGGAAGATTCGGTTAGCATTGGAAGGAAGCGAGAGTGGTTCAAAATCGAAGATGCGATCAAGGTTCTCCAGTGCCACAAGCCCGTGCATGCCGAATATCTGGAGAAACTAAAGCTGGGCGGCTCCCCAACCAATGGAAACTCGGTGGCCCCGTCTCTGCCACAGAGCGATCCCTA A